One segment of Pristis pectinata isolate sPriPec2 chromosome 3, sPriPec2.1.pri, whole genome shotgun sequence DNA contains the following:
- the LOC127567782 gene encoding G-protein coupled receptor 52-like, with product MNHSTTKWNSVSPSNTSANLSNHRACPLGFGYYDMVDVCVLETVIIVLLTVLIIMGNLTVIFVFHCAPLLHHYTTSYFIQTMAYADLFVGVSCLVPALSLLHYSTGMQESLTCQVFGYIISVLKSVSMACLACISIDRYLAITKPLSYSQLVTPCRLRICIILIWIYSGTVFLPSFFGWEKPGYHGDIFEWCATFWETNAYFTGFIVCLLYAPAAFIVCFTYFHIFKICRQHTKEINERRARFPSQDVEAAEGSPSPDRRYAMVLFRITSVFYVLWLPYIVYFLLESSRVLESPSLSFVTTWLAISNSFCNCLIYNLSNSVFRLGLRRLWEALCSLCMCLGDEAMRDPIPRKRANSCSI from the coding sequence ATGAACCACTCCACGACTAAATGGAATTCCGTGAGCCCAAGCAACACCTCAGCCAACCTGTCCAATCACCGCGCTTGCCCACTGGGCTTCGGCTATTACGACATGGTTGATGTATGTGTTTTGGAGACTGTGATCATTGTGCTGTTGACAGTCCTGATCATCATGGGGAATCTGACGGTCATCTTTGTGTTCCACTGTGCCCCCCTCCTTCACCACTACACCACCAGCTACTTCATTCAGACGATGGCCTATGCTGACCTGTTCGTAGGGGTAAGCTGCTTggttcctgctctctccctccttcactACTCCACAGGCATGCAGGAGTCCCTGACCTGCCAGGTGTTTGGGTACATCATTTCAGTGTTGAAGAGCGTTTCTATGGCGTGTCTGGCATGCATCAGTATTGACCGCTACCTTGCCATAACCAAACCGCTCTCCTATAGCCAACTGGTAACTCCGTGCCGCCTTAGGATCTGTATCATTCTCATATGGATTTACTCCGGGACAGTGTTCTTGCCCTCGTTCTTTGGATGGGAGAAGCCAGGATATCACGGAGACATCTTTGAATGGTGTGCCACCTTCTGGGAAACTAATGCTTACTTCACAGGCTTTATAGTCTGCCTGCTGTATGCCCCAGCAGCCTTCATTGTTTGCTTCACCTACTTCCACATATTTAAAATTTGCCGGCAACACACCAAAGAAATCAATGAACGCCGTGCCCGATTCCCCAGCCAGGACGTGGAAGCTGCCGAAGGTAGTCCCAGCCCCGACCGGCGCTATGCAATGGTCCTGTTTCGGATTACAAGTGTCTTCTACGTGCTGTGGCTTCCCTACATTGTTTATTTCCTGCTGGAGAGCTCGCGTGTGCTGGAAAGCCCTTCGCTGTCCTTTGTGACGACGTGGCTGGCCATAAGCAACAGCTTCTGCAACTGCCTCATCTACAATCTCTCTAACAGCGTCTTCAGGCTGGGATTACGGAGACTATGGGAAGCCCTCTGCTCATTGTGCATGTGCTTGGGAGATGAGGCTATGCGAGATCCCATACCCAGGAAGAGAGCCAATTCCTGCTCCATCTAA